Genomic DNA from Flavobacteriales bacterium:
AAAGTTCGCGTAACAAGAAGACCTCAATGTAATGTTCTGATAACTCGATGTAGTACAACCGCTCGTATAGGCAACGTACAGGCTACAGGTTACTATGGTCGGCGCAGTCGTCAGGTCATATATATGCATGGGGTTCAGGTCCGTGCTCGTTTGTCCGTCACCAAAGTCCCAGTACACCTGTGGTGCCTGACCATGGGAACTGTCGAGCCGAGCTTCGAATTGTATCACACGGGCATTCGCCTGTAACGGTGCATAAGGCTCTAAAAACGGATGTGCCCCGATCTTGAACGAACTGTCCGGATTGAATAATTCCCCAACCACGTAATTCCTCAGCCTCAGCTCAATATTGTTCGGGCATGTAGGGCAGTCCTGAATAGTAAGGCGACCATAATGCTCGCGCGGTAGCCTGGCGCTATCCTTGAAACCCGCGTACATGTAATAGTCATTAACACCCGCCTGGGTCTTGTAACTCATTCCATTGATATCCGCACTGAACCAAAAAACAGGATCTTGCTTCCAGTTGGGCGTTTCCACGTCCTTTTCACAGGCGAAAAGGACGACGGCAATGATCATTATGGAGAGTCTATGGTTCATCTTAATCGTTGAGGCGATATTCGATCAAAAGTTTGATCTCTTTATTTCGGTCGTAAGGACTGTCAACAATAACATCATCCTCGCTCCAATCGACCAGACCCCACCGGCCGCGGAGTCCGATCTGCCAGTTCTCATTGATGCGCAGGTCGTAGCCGAGTATCACGCCATAACCCCAATAGCGCATTCCCGGCATATGTCCCCAAGCAACGTCGTCGTTGGAAACATCTCCGGCATACGGAGCCGTGGTCAAACTAGCCGTTTCGTTTTTACTCGCCATCGTGATCGAAGCATACCCTCCCGTATATACGAAGTGGCCACGAGCCACCTGATAGCGCAAGTAGAGTGGGATATCGGCCTGATACATAACTGAAGACACCATTTTCATCGAGTGATTATGGGCCCCAAAACTATACGATGCTCCGGCGAACTCATGTCCCGTTTGGGTCGATCTGCGGTACGAGTAAAGCGCACCGACATTGAGCGACAACTTCGGGTGGAACATGTACGCGTATCTGAATCCGACCGTAGGCGAGATCTGCACCTGCCCGGTCTCGGCACTGGCAAAATCCTCATATACCCGTGCGCCCATGGTGAAACCGAAATAGCTCGATTTCCCTTTTATGGGGTTGAACATTCCAGGTGCCGATGGACGAGCACTCGGTGGGCGAGACTCTCCCCGCTCCTCCTCAAGCTCCTCAGGCTCAAGCTCCGTTACTTCGGCCTGCTCTGCGATCTCGGTTTCGTTGGAAACACCTTCGTCGGCCCCATCAGCTTCAGCCATGGCGATCGACTCAGACGGACTACCAGAGCTGGTGCTCTTTTCGTCGTTAGTAGCGATCGGCGTACCTGTGCCACCACCTGGCCCACGGACCGATCGAAATTCTTCATCCGTCCTTTTTAAATCCGCTTCGTTCTCGATTCCGGATTCAGTTTCAGCTTCGTTCGTCTCGCTGGTCGCTAAACCTTCGCGGTCCAATTCCACTTCGTTAGCCACAAAGTTCACAGCCGGCCGGCCCTTTGGCATATCGATGCCAAAAACATTACTCGAAACCAATGAATCGGCCCCGAATGAAATAGCCAGCACGGCCGCAAAGACTCCAACGCGCATAGCGATATCGCGAATCCACATGCGGCGATACATACTGTCGACCATTCCCTTAGCGGCTATCCACGATCCCTCGTTAAAGGCAAATCGCTGTGCGGCGAATTTGCGTCGTACCAAGTCGTCGACCACGGCCGGGTCTTCCTTCTCGATCAAGGCTTTCGCCTTATCCCAAGAGGACTCTTGAAATTCGCGGTCTACAGCCGCGAACTTCTCCCGAAATAACTTATCGAGTTCCTTATAAGTCAATGCGAATATCCTTTAGTTCTTCTTTGATCATTTTCCTCAACAACTTTCTCGCGTGCGACAAGTGCCACTTGCTCGTACCTTCGGAGATCTTCAGCATCTCGCTGATCTCAGCGTGTTTGTACCCGTCGATCACATACAGGTTGAACACCTTCTGCGAAACCCGCGGCAACCGCAAGATCAGCTTCTTCAATTCCTCCGCCTGAAAATGGGCGTCGGCCATATTCATATCCACGTGCCCGTCAGGTAAATATTCATCGGGGTACGAATGCGTTTCCCGGTATTTCTTCTGCTTTCTGAACTCGTCGATGATCGTATTGATCGTAATTCGGCGTATCCAGGCTTCAAAGGGGACTTCGGGTTTGTACTTTTCCAGATTCATGAGAATCTTGCAGAACGCGAAATTCAACAGCGATTCGGCATCGACTTTTTGGTCCGCATAGCGAAAACAGGTACCCATCAAGATGCCGTAGCACTTGCGGTACAGGGTATACTGAGCGCGTTGATCACGCTCAATACACTTTTCTATGAGTTCACTATCAATTTCCATTGTCCAAAGAAAGGACGAGCCGTCGACCGGACGGCCCGTCTTTCCAAACCTAATCCCAATCTACTGAAAAATCAGCATCTTAAAAAACGTTGCTTCCCCCTACAGCCGGTCGTTTGCGGGGCTTTTCCACCCATTTTTTAAGCGGGCAGATTCATGGCGGTTCTCGGACAAAGGAGCCATGATTTATAGTAAGTACGGCCCCTTATCAACATAGGTTGGGTAAAATGTGAATAATTATTGCTTGACGACTCGCCTGCTCTGCCCTTCCCAGTGCACAACATAGGCCCCCGACGGCCACGCCGACGTCTCCAGAGTGCCGGGGACACCTCGGTACACCACGCGGCCCTGCATATCGATCACGGCGACCTTCGTGCCGCGAGGCACCTCTATATTCAAACGATCCGCGAAGGGATTGGGGTATATCTGAGCCTGCGGCGCGATGGGTTCCTCGGCACCAATATTGGTCGGCAGTGGCATGTTGCGCTGATAGGCTCCATTGCCGTGTGTGGCCAACCGCAGCTTTCGATTAGGCCGGCTCACAACGAGGTCCATGGCGATCACAGCTTCGGGCAGCCCCATCTGAAAGGAGTTCCAGGTACTTCCATAATCCTCACTCATGTACACCCCCAAGTCGTTGCCGACGTATAGTACTTGCGGGTAATCCGGATCCACGGCGATGGCGTTGGTGGGGATATCGGGGAGCGAGCCCGTGATATCCATCCGGCTTTGACCGAAGTCCTCGGTTACGAAAACATGTCCGCTACCGAAGCCCAAATAGGTAACATAAATGATACTATCGTTGTTGGGATGGAAGGCCAAGTCGGTCGGATAACGATCGGGTAGCGCGCTCATATCGGCCTAAATCCAACTGCCGGCTCCGTTGTTGGTCATGTAAATGTGATGCGGAAAATTTACCGGCCCGGTGGCGCAAACGGCCACGTCCGAGTTCTGTGGACTCACCGCTATGTCTGCAATGAAATTGCCGTCGAAAGAAGACCGCCCGGTGGGTGTCCAGCTTTGACCTCCGTCATAGCTGAGGTAGATCCGGTCGCGGCCGGCGTAGATACGATCGTTGTCCGTAGGGCAGATTCGGTAGGGTGCTATGAATGCCGTAAGACCATTATCGGGCAGGCTAATGACACTTAGCCAATTTCCGGCCGGGTCCAAAGTGGGCATGTTCAAATTTTGATA
This window encodes:
- a CDS encoding PKD domain-containing protein, with translation MIIAVVLFACEKDVETPNWKQDPVFWFSADINGMSYKTQAGVNDYYMYAGFKDSARLPREHYGRLTIQDCPTCPNNIELRLRNYVVGELFNPDSSFKIGAHPFLEPYAPLQANARVIQFEARLDSSHGQAPQVYWDFGDGQTSTDLNPMHIYDLTTAPTIVTCSLYVAYTSGCTTSSYQNITLRSSCYANFEADVTGYSVQFASSVQSDTAVDYSWDFGDGYYSSEDSPSHQYATAGIYSVKLTITDQSSGCSSSYRRKVSVGSSLCNGNCHYEPVTLHVNNDWAQKRHMALDYLDAHGQLWSSAYAPQPDTSSLLIERTEPYLINEMGNPTYKIEGVVNCLLFLPDLSDTLVVKQGTYAIGMAYES
- a CDS encoding PorT family protein, yielding MTYKELDKLFREKFAAVDREFQESSWDKAKALIEKEDPAVVDDLVRRKFAAQRFAFNEGSWIAAKGMVDSMYRRMWIRDIAMRVGVFAAVLAISFGADSLVSSNVFGIDMPKGRPAVNFVANEVELDREGLATSETNEAETESGIENEADLKRTDEEFRSVRGPGGGTGTPIATNDEKSTSSGSPSESIAMAEADGADEGVSNETEIAEQAEVTELEPEELEEERGESRPPSARPSAPGMFNPIKGKSSYFGFTMGARVYEDFASAETGQVQISPTVGFRYAYMFHPKLSLNVGALYSYRRSTQTGHEFAGASYSFGAHNHSMKMVSSVMYQADIPLYLRYQVARGHFVYTGGYASITMASKNETASLTTAPYAGDVSNDDVAWGHMPGMRYWGYGVILGYDLRINENWQIGLRGRWGLVDWSEDDVIVDSPYDRNKEIKLLIEYRLND
- a CDS encoding sigma-70 family RNA polymerase sigma factor, which encodes MEIDSELIEKCIERDQRAQYTLYRKCYGILMGTCFRYADQKVDAESLLNFAFCKILMNLEKYKPEVPFEAWIRRITINTIIDEFRKQKKYRETHSYPDEYLPDGHVDMNMADAHFQAEELKKLILRLPRVSQKVFNLYVIDGYKHAEISEMLKISEGTSKWHLSHARKLLRKMIKEELKDIRIDL
- a CDS encoding T9SS type A sorting domain-containing protein — its product is MSALPDRYPTDLAFHPNNDSIIYVTYLGFGSGHVFVTEDFGQSRMDITGSLPDIPTNAIAVDPDYPQVLYVGNDLGVYMSEDYGSTWNSFQMGLPEAVIAMDLVVSRPNRKLRLATHGNGAYQRNMPLPTNIGAEEPIAPQAQIYPNPFADRLNIEVPRGTKVAVIDMQGRVVYRGVPGTLETSAWPSGAYVVHWEGQSRRVVKQ